In Candidatus Defluviibacterium haderslevense, the following are encoded in one genomic region:
- the pgeF gene encoding peptidoglycan editing factor PgeF yields the protein MYIKPKIPIHWIKQIHSNKIIELPASNDIEADGSFTNVPGIVCAVKTADCLPIVFTNSKCTKVGIVHAGWRGLYNEIIGNMIAKLNEPIKDLLVWIGPGISSESYEVGSEIYDKFTNLDINFGSAFTKKINGKYQADLYMIAKIQLINLGVKTSQISGAKWDTFSNLDLHSSRRDGERSGRMATVVWINE from the coding sequence ATGTATATTAAACCTAAAATTCCAATTCATTGGATTAAACAAATACATAGCAATAAAATAATAGAATTACCTGCATCAAATGATATAGAAGCAGATGGATCATTTACAAATGTGCCAGGAATAGTTTGTGCAGTAAAGACTGCAGATTGCCTACCTATTGTTTTTACAAATTCAAAATGTACCAAAGTTGGCATCGTGCATGCTGGTTGGAGAGGACTATACAATGAAATAATTGGAAATATGATCGCTAAATTGAATGAACCAATTAAAGATTTATTAGTTTGGATTGGCCCTGGAATATCTTCGGAGAGTTATGAAGTTGGTTCTGAAATTTATGATAAATTTACAAATTTGGATATAAATTTTGGAAGTGCTTTTACTAAAAAGATAAACGGCAAGTACCAAGCAGATTTATATATGATAGCAAAAATTCAATTAATTAATCTTGGAGTTAAAACATCACAAATTTCTGGTGCTAAGTGGGATACATTTTCTAATTTGGATTTGCATTCAAGTAGAAGAGATGGAGAAAGATCTGGAAGAATGGCAACAGTTGTTTGGATTAATGAATAA
- a CDS encoding helix-turn-helix transcriptional regulator yields the protein MSLGTKIRKIRELKGYSQENMAHALEMSQAGYGKIERDEVNITYDKLMKIAEVLETQIENIINFDEKTVITNFNPKIHQQIGSYYYSSEMKELYQAQIKLLEEKVKFLEDKIKQLTLN from the coding sequence ATGAGCTTAGGGACTAAAATTCGAAAAATCAGAGAACTCAAAGGATATTCGCAAGAAAACATGGCGCATGCCTTAGAAATGAGTCAAGCTGGATATGGTAAAATTGAAAGAGATGAGGTCAATATTACTTATGATAAGCTCATGAAAATTGCTGAGGTTTTAGAAACTCAAATTGAGAATATCATAAATTTTGATGAAAAAACAGTAATTACAAATTTTAACCCAAAAATTCATCAACAAATTGGGTCGTATTATTATTCTTCTGAAATGAAAGAACTTTATCAAGCACAGATTAAATTGCTTGAGGAAAAGGTTAAATTTTTAGAAGATAAAATCAAACAATTGACACTTAACTAA